A genome region from Acidobacteriota bacterium includes the following:
- the dusB gene encoding tRNA dihydrouridine synthase DusB has translation MLRLGSVPVDPPLILAPMAGVTDRDFRLIVRRIGGAGLVTMEFLSSRGLVEGDPRVLRLLHFCEEERPLSVQIYGSCPDTMAEAAGQVEAMGADLCDINMGCPANKVLKGCAGASLMADLDLAERIIRTVRRAISIPLTVKFRLGMDDHRTNYLDLGRICQHQGVDAVAMHGRTAKQMFRGEADWSPIARLKEAVDIPVFGNGDVRTADDAVRMLAETGCDGVMIGRGATRNPWLFRQAAARLAGGRYRDPTLEERRLLILDHFRTVIEREDDVFALHKVRSFTGWYSHGLPEGLSLRRKLSGCADAAAVVTAVEEHFERIALGAAA, from the coding sequence GTGTTGCGCCTTGGCTCGGTACCCGTTGACCCGCCGCTGATCCTCGCCCCAATGGCTGGGGTGACAGATCGGGACTTTCGCCTGATCGTCCGCCGCATCGGAGGCGCCGGTTTGGTGACGATGGAGTTTCTTTCCTCCCGCGGCTTGGTCGAGGGCGACCCCCGGGTGCTCCGACTGCTCCACTTCTGCGAGGAGGAGAGGCCCCTGTCGGTGCAAATCTACGGCTCCTGCCCGGACACCATGGCGGAGGCCGCCGGGCAGGTGGAGGCAATGGGCGCCGACCTGTGCGACATCAACATGGGCTGTCCCGCCAACAAGGTCTTGAAGGGCTGCGCCGGCGCCTCCCTGATGGCCGATCTCGATCTCGCCGAGCGCATCATCCGAACGGTGCGCCGGGCGATCTCGATTCCCCTCACCGTCAAGTTCCGCCTCGGCATGGACGATCACCGGACCAACTACCTGGACCTGGGCCGCATCTGCCAGCACCAGGGGGTCGACGCCGTCGCGATGCACGGCCGCACGGCGAAGCAGATGTTTCGCGGCGAGGCGGACTGGTCGCCCATTGCCCGTCTCAAGGAAGCGGTCGATATCCCGGTGTTCGGCAACGGCGACGTGCGCACCGCTGACGACGCCGTCCGCATGCTCGCCGAAACCGGCTGTGACGGGGTGATGATCGGCCGCGGCGCCACCCGCAATCCTTGGCTCTTTCGGCAAGCCGCAGCGCGCCTGGCCGGCGGACGCTACCGAGATCCCACCCTGGAGGAACGCCGACTCTTGATTCTCGACCACTTCCGCACGGTGATCGAACGCGAAGACGACGTCTTCGCCCTGCACAAGGTGCGGAGCTTTACCGGTTGGTACAGCCACGGCCTGCCGGAGGGCTTGAGCTTGCGGCGCAAGCTCAGCGGCTGCGCCGACGCGGCGGCGGTGGTGACGGCGGTCGAAGAACACTTCGAGCGCATCGCTCTCGGTGCGGCGGCGTGA
- a CDS encoding tetratricopeptide repeat protein, translated as MSDVHVNTELLQAITRGEIHPSALVELIVEHLLEICPACRSEIEAWRENPTGEVPNYEGIFDRLISHAKTHEGQVAEERQVVERDFADLLAMEPTEREGKILRAHKRFRGHMLADRLLAKSSEGLPADLHNAQHFADLAVLVACRSEPSTFTTEVHVRALAHQANARRAQGDLPEADSLFKQARALMRAKGITDKLVYAEVDFFEGSLKTDQRKFRQADMMLRRATLHYRLARDNRRVAESLVKLGNLHYFQQNFDQSIDAFREALRSCRPADNPRLVAAITSNLATVQTEAGLLDEAQETLARAKSLGRHFTDGAMQRRLTWLEGKVARETGDSENAEAAFLEVRQDSIAVGIGYDAAMVSIDLALLYAQQGRHRELAALAEEMLPIFQSQDVHREAMAALILFQEAARQQTVSASMARELLDYLDRARQDPTLKYREPS; from the coding sequence GTGTCTGATGTCCATGTAAATACCGAACTTCTACAGGCGATCACCCGCGGGGAAATCCATCCCTCGGCGCTGGTGGAACTGATCGTCGAACATCTGCTGGAAATCTGCCCGGCCTGCAGGTCCGAGATCGAGGCCTGGCGGGAGAACCCCACCGGCGAGGTGCCGAATTACGAAGGCATCTTCGACCGACTGATTTCCCACGCCAAAACCCACGAAGGGCAAGTGGCGGAAGAGCGCCAGGTGGTGGAGCGAGACTTTGCCGACCTGTTGGCGATGGAGCCCACCGAAAGGGAGGGCAAGATCCTGCGGGCCCACAAACGATTCCGCGGCCACATGCTGGCGGATCGGCTGCTCGCCAAAAGCAGCGAAGGGCTCCCGGCGGACCTTCACAACGCTCAGCACTTTGCGGACCTGGCGGTCCTCGTCGCCTGCCGCTCCGAACCTTCGACCTTCACCACCGAGGTTCATGTGCGAGCCCTCGCCCACCAGGCCAACGCCCGGCGTGCGCAGGGCGACTTGCCCGAGGCGGACTCCCTGTTCAAGCAAGCGCGAGCCCTGATGCGAGCCAAAGGGATCACCGACAAACTGGTCTACGCCGAGGTCGACTTCTTCGAGGGCTCCCTCAAGACGGATCAGCGGAAGTTCCGCCAAGCGGACATGATGCTCCGCCGGGCCACACTCCACTATCGCCTGGCGCGGGACAACCGGCGGGTCGCCGAGTCCCTCGTCAAGCTCGGCAACCTGCACTACTTCCAGCAGAACTTCGACCAGTCCATCGACGCCTTCCGCGAAGCTCTGCGCTCCTGCCGGCCGGCGGACAACCCGCGGCTAGTGGCCGCCATCACCAGCAACCTGGCGACGGTCCAGACGGAGGCCGGACTCCTCGACGAAGCGCAGGAGACCCTCGCTCGGGCCAAATCCCTGGGCCGGCATTTCACCGATGGCGCCATGCAGCGGCGGCTCACCTGGCTCGAGGGCAAAGTCGCCCGCGAGACCGGCGATTCGGAGAACGCCGAGGCCGCTTTTCTGGAGGTCCGCCAGGACTCCATCGCCGTCGGAATCGGCTACGACGCCGCCATGGTGTCCATCGACCTGGCGTTGCTCTACGCCCAGCAGGGGCGTCACCGGGAGCTGGCCGCCTTGGCAGAGGAAATGCTGCCGATTTTCCAGAGTCAGGATGTCCACCGCGAAGCGATGGCCGCTCTCATCCTGTTCCAGGAAGCGGCCCGCCAGCAGACCGTCAGCGCCTCCATGGCCCGCGAACTCCTCGACTACCTGGACCGCGCTCGGCAGGACCCCACGCTCAAGTATCGCGAGCCGTCGTAA
- a CDS encoding class I SAM-dependent methyltransferase: MAWYKEWFGQDYLDLYSHRDQEEAERNIDFVVEKLGPHRPRAVLDLACGAGRHTEALRQRGYRALGVDLSLTLLLRRPALPRVRVDMRDLPFAQGSFDWVLNFFTSFGYFESERENFRVLQEVVRILAPGGRFMIDLMNRQRVLAELEPHELRREEDRKVEIERWYDAATCRINKRITLRPHAAPARTYLESVRAYDLDEVVVGLRWAGLDVLDIFGNFRGDPYDRDSERLIFVACKGA; encoded by the coding sequence ATGGCCTGGTACAAAGAATGGTTCGGCCAGGACTACCTCGATCTCTATTCCCACCGAGACCAAGAGGAAGCCGAGAGAAACATCGACTTCGTGGTCGAAAAGTTGGGGCCTCACCGCCCGCGGGCGGTGCTCGATCTAGCCTGTGGCGCCGGGCGCCACACGGAGGCCCTGCGGCAGCGCGGCTACCGGGCTTTGGGGGTGGATCTTTCGTTGACCCTGCTGCTGCGCCGGCCGGCTCTGCCGCGGGTGCGGGTGGATATGCGCGATCTGCCCTTCGCCCAAGGTTCCTTCGATTGGGTGCTCAACTTCTTCACTTCCTTCGGTTACTTCGAGAGCGAGCGGGAGAACTTCCGGGTGCTTCAGGAAGTGGTTCGGATCTTGGCGCCGGGTGGGCGGTTCATGATCGATCTGATGAACCGGCAGCGGGTGCTGGCGGAACTAGAACCCCACGAGCTGCGCCGGGAGGAAGACCGGAAGGTCGAGATCGAGCGCTGGTACGACGCCGCCACCTGCCGCATCAATAAACGCATCACCCTCCGGCCACACGCCGCTCCGGCACGTACATACTTGGAGAGCGTGCGGGCCTACGATCTCGACGAGGTCGTCGTCGGGTTGCGCTGGGCTGGATTGGATGTCTTGGATATTTTCGGAAACTTCCGGGGAGACCCCTACGATCGTGACAGCGAACGCCTCATCTTCGTCGCTTGCAAAGGCGCCTGA
- the bshC gene encoding bacillithiol biosynthesis cysteine-adding enzyme BshC — protein sequence MTANASSSSLAKAPDDPRVDLAANGLLPPLPAAFITGRDRDLLEPLRFLAPGEPLPPRPEAGRPLVDRAAVAEALRISNRAFGNPRADLLADRLADPATRVVVTGQQPGLFGGPLYTLSKAVAAARWATALEERGEPAVPVFWVATEDHDFREVAATTLLGRKETERLDLGDDPLPLTPVGMRTFGSPLAGVLERTAEVLGGDRWTGWFEEVARWYRPDARFGEAFCRLMSRLLGDHSPLFLDAMQPELKRLQQPWLERLVRERQAVGEAIAAAEAAIEERGYPLQVTPQKDVSPLFLLHEGERRRIEWRGDGYRLRGSGDAGGSIDDLLEILADNPTVVSPGVLARPAIQDVLLGSDLQLLGPGEMSYMPQAAAVYRAIGVAAPWTTLRPQALVIESHQLEHLEGLNVSLAELLGDRSRLDHRLAGGSAADPTVEPRQRVKEILDDLEGEALKVDRNLERPLEKTRQQILRALDRLSEKTMAAAARSDQVRLQRVERLRDTLLPAGALQERVVSTAHYPGKYGDRFVESYWRQMTLDGGILQVITP from the coding sequence GTGACAGCGAACGCCTCATCTTCGTCGCTTGCAAAGGCGCCTGACGACCCGCGGGTCGACCTCGCGGCCAACGGCCTCCTGCCGCCCTTGCCGGCGGCGTTCATCACCGGCCGAGACCGCGATCTGCTGGAGCCGCTCCGATTTCTCGCTCCCGGGGAGCCTTTGCCACCGCGGCCGGAAGCCGGCCGGCCGCTGGTGGACCGCGCCGCCGTCGCCGAGGCGTTGCGGATTTCCAACCGCGCCTTCGGCAACCCCCGAGCCGATCTCCTGGCGGATCGCCTGGCGGATCCGGCCACCCGGGTGGTGGTCACCGGTCAGCAGCCGGGGCTCTTCGGCGGCCCTCTCTACACCCTGTCGAAGGCGGTGGCGGCGGCGCGCTGGGCGACGGCCCTCGAAGAGCGCGGCGAGCCGGCGGTGCCGGTGTTCTGGGTGGCGACGGAGGATCACGACTTCCGGGAGGTGGCGGCGACCACCCTGCTCGGCCGAAAGGAAACCGAGCGCCTGGACTTGGGAGACGATCCGCTACCGTTGACGCCGGTGGGCATGCGCACCTTCGGGTCGCCGCTGGCCGGTGTGCTCGAACGGACCGCGGAGGTACTCGGCGGAGACCGCTGGACCGGTTGGTTCGAAGAAGTGGCGCGCTGGTACCGGCCCGACGCCCGCTTCGGCGAGGCCTTCTGCCGCCTGATGAGCCGGCTGCTGGGCGACCACAGCCCGCTGTTCCTGGATGCCATGCAGCCGGAGTTGAAGCGCCTGCAGCAGCCCTGGCTGGAGCGGTTGGTCCGCGAGCGCCAAGCGGTGGGCGAAGCCATCGCTGCGGCCGAGGCCGCGATCGAGGAGCGCGGCTATCCTCTCCAGGTCACCCCCCAGAAGGATGTTTCGCCGCTCTTCCTGCTGCATGAAGGGGAGCGCCGGCGCATCGAATGGAGGGGCGACGGCTACCGGCTGCGGGGCAGTGGCGACGCCGGCGGCTCGATCGACGACCTGCTCGAGATCCTCGCCGACAACCCGACGGTGGTGAGTCCCGGGGTGCTGGCCCGGCCGGCCATTCAGGACGTGCTCCTGGGGTCGGACCTCCAGTTGCTCGGCCCCGGCGAGATGTCCTACATGCCGCAGGCTGCGGCGGTGTACCGGGCGATCGGTGTGGCGGCGCCGTGGACCACCCTGCGCCCCCAGGCGCTGGTGATCGAAAGCCATCAACTCGAGCACCTTGAGGGCTTGAACGTGTCGCTGGCGGAGCTGCTGGGGGATCGCTCGCGCCTCGACCACCGCCTGGCCGGTGGTTCGGCAGCGGATCCGACGGTGGAGCCCCGCCAACGGGTGAAGGAGATTCTCGACGATCTCGAAGGTGAAGCGCTGAAGGTCGATCGAAATCTAGAGCGCCCCTTGGAGAAAACCCGCCAACAGATTCTGCGCGCCCTCGACAGGCTGTCCGAGAAGACCATGGCCGCCGCGGCGCGGTCGGACCAGGTGCGGTTGCAGCGGGTGGAGCGTCTGCGCGACACCCTGTTGCCGGCCGGCGCGCTACAGGAGCGGGTGGTCTCCACAGCGCACTATCCCGGCAAATACGGCGACCGCTTCGTCGAGAGCTACTGGCGGCAGATGACCCTGGACGGCGGAATCCTGCAGGTGATCACGCCGTGA
- the bshB1 gene encoding bacillithiol biosynthesis deacetylase BshB1 has protein sequence MSETVDVLAIGAHPDDVELACGGTLARLEASGRRVGIAHLTGGEAGTRGTAAERRREAEAAAEVLRAAHLDILDCGDGALRRGLTEEEQVMALLRRRRPDIVLGPPPADRHPDHGRAHELVAAAVFYAGLRSRSRGRGEAHRPGAFFHYMQHDLFEPRFIVDVSPVWERKVAALSAYRSQLHFGSQGGSEGDDGEERDEPMTKVATPAFSRAVEGRARHFGEVIGAEFGEPFGSRQALAVSDLFALLPGGVR, from the coding sequence ATGAGCGAAACCGTCGACGTCCTGGCTATCGGAGCCCACCCGGACGATGTGGAACTGGCCTGCGGCGGCACTCTGGCTCGGCTGGAGGCGTCCGGTCGCCGGGTGGGAATCGCCCATCTCACCGGCGGTGAGGCGGGCACCCGCGGCACCGCCGCCGAGCGCCGGCGCGAAGCGGAGGCCGCCGCCGAGGTGCTGAGGGCGGCACACCTCGACATCCTCGACTGCGGCGACGGTGCCCTGCGGCGCGGCCTGACGGAGGAAGAGCAGGTGATGGCTCTGCTGCGCCGTCGCCGGCCGGACATCGTGCTCGGACCGCCGCCGGCCGATCGCCATCCGGACCACGGCCGAGCGCACGAACTGGTGGCCGCAGCGGTGTTCTATGCCGGGCTGCGCTCCCGTTCCCGGGGCCGGGGCGAGGCTCACCGACCCGGAGCTTTCTTCCACTACATGCAGCACGACCTATTCGAGCCGCGTTTTATCGTCGATGTCTCGCCGGTCTGGGAGCGCAAGGTCGCCGCCCTGTCGGCCTATCGCAGCCAGCTCCACTTTGGATCTCAGGGGGGATCCGAAGGGGACGATGGCGAGGAGCGCGACGAGCCGATGACCAAGGTGGCGACGCCGGCTTTCTCGCGCGCCGTCGAGGGGCGCGCCCGGCACTTCGGCGAGGTGATCGGGGCGGAATTTGGAGAGCCCTTCGGCAGTCGCCAGGCGCTGGCCGTGTCGGACCTCTTCGCGCTGCTGCCGGGAGGTGTTCGCTGA
- the bshA gene encoding N-acetyl-alpha-D-glucosaminyl L-malate synthase BshA has product MKIGISCYPTYGGSGVVATELAMALAEGGDEVHVISYAVPSRLSFLNSRLFFHEVTVPRYPLFEFPPYSLALATKMVEVARHHRLDVLHVHYAVPNAVSAVLARQIIHPQPLPVVTTLHGTDITLVGIDPSYRETTRFGIVESDAVTTVSESLRRTTLDEIHCDLPIEVIPNFIDAQRFDPAAGRPGARRWAAAGEKVMVHVSNFRPVKRVLDVLEVFRRVHERVPTRLLMIGDGPDRASAEQYCRDHGICNAITFVGNMPMVEEGLLGADLFLLTSETESFGLAVLEAMACSVPVVATRVGGVPEVVAEGETGFLCPLGDVEAMAGRCLELLQDPSRARRFGAAGRRRAVEEFGQDQVVARYRSLYERSLTGSSVASSAVASPVLPSGG; this is encoded by the coding sequence ATGAAGATCGGAATTAGCTGTTACCCCACCTACGGCGGATCCGGCGTGGTGGCGACGGAGCTGGCGATGGCTTTGGCGGAGGGCGGCGACGAGGTCCACGTCATCAGCTACGCGGTGCCCTCCCGCCTCTCCTTCCTCAATTCGCGGCTGTTCTTCCACGAGGTTACGGTGCCGCGCTACCCGCTGTTTGAGTTTCCGCCCTACTCGCTGGCCCTGGCGACCAAGATGGTCGAGGTCGCCCGCCACCACCGGCTCGATGTGCTGCATGTCCACTACGCAGTCCCCAACGCTGTGTCGGCGGTGCTGGCGCGGCAGATCATCCACCCGCAACCGCTGCCGGTGGTGACCACTCTGCACGGTACGGACATCACGCTGGTCGGCATCGACCCGAGCTACCGGGAAACCACCCGCTTCGGCATCGTCGAGAGCGACGCCGTGACCACCGTGTCCGAGTCCCTGCGCCGCACCACCCTCGACGAGATCCACTGCGACCTGCCGATCGAGGTGATTCCGAACTTCATCGACGCCCAGCGCTTCGATCCGGCGGCCGGCCGGCCGGGGGCGCGCCGCTGGGCCGCCGCCGGCGAAAAGGTGATGGTCCACGTCTCGAACTTCCGGCCGGTCAAACGGGTACTCGACGTACTAGAGGTCTTCCGGCGGGTGCACGAGCGGGTACCGACCCGCCTGTTGATGATCGGCGACGGGCCGGATCGGGCGTCCGCCGAGCAGTACTGTCGCGACCACGGGATCTGCAACGCCATCACCTTCGTCGGCAACATGCCGATGGTCGAAGAGGGCCTGCTCGGCGCCGATCTCTTTTTGCTGACATCCGAAACGGAATCCTTCGGCCTGGCGGTGCTCGAAGCGATGGCCTGCAGCGTGCCGGTGGTGGCGACCCGGGTGGGGGGCGTGCCGGAGGTGGTGGCCGAAGGCGAGACCGGCTTCCTCTGTCCGCTGGGTGATGTCGAGGCGATGGCCGGGCGTTGCCTGGAGTTGCTCCAGGATCCGTCGCGGGCGCGTCGCTTCGGGGCCGCCGGCCGGCGCCGGGCGGTGGAAGAGTTCGGCCAGGATCAGGTGGTGGCCCGTTACCGCAGCCTGTATGAACGTTCCCTGACCGGTTCGTCCGTGGCGTCGTCCGCCGTCGCCTCACCGGTGCTCCCTTCCGGCGGGTGA